The following DNA comes from Maylandia zebra isolate NMK-2024a linkage group LG6, Mzebra_GT3a, whole genome shotgun sequence.
CATCTTTGTATATACTCATTCACTGTATATAAAGTTCTGTCtgtccctctctctttttttctttgcacggTCGAGGAGCGTATCACGTCACATTTCCCTGCgtgttatacctgtataaccatgcacgtgacaaataaagaatcttgaatcttgaaaATCTTGTGTCTCAACCCCGCGCCCCATGTCACCCCTACTTGCAGCCCGCATAATGTCGTGaagacatatttttaaaaatcattattcaaaaaagtatttaatatgaaggcaataggcagagtgttacaggcatagccctaaagaatgtagccttatgggcagtgtagtccgcgctgcagggagaatggactgccattcccgttatgtgtctgtgagcgccagggagagaggaaaaaggagagtcaaaaagtacgagctgtgacaaaccagaaacgggagatggaagcatgtaaatataataataaccactgcagccaaaaagagtgcccgACGAGcgcagttgtaagtaagctattaagactcgactgtacactgtgttcgtcttttcctccgaaacaataagttcagttgaagcagcctttcaacgcctctctctgtctctcgctagcaaagttgacccagacaagaaagtaaagctagttttcggttACGAGCCTGACAcagaacccgacgtattagtcagaggtccctttactacggttcggagtcgtggacctgttttatatacgcgcggaatagttttctatacgagctgcaaaaagtgcagccttacctaatgtcccccctactgttactcatttatattaagatttaaaaatctagttggtattgatATGGCGAGTAACctgcagtaatagtaataaatcacacagcaatagtacattcatgtagttgtaaaaaacatgataatatattaagtaatccaaagtattcagaatatgttactctcattgagtaaggTAAAggaatatgttacaaaatatactttggggcatgtattctgtggaatacattttaaaggtgACCTTCCCAGTACTGTATATGCCATGTATAACCCAATTGCACTTTATGTGGCGTGGAGCAGCCAAACCATCGcataaaaaactattaaaaacattgtcaaatgtaaagaaatgatatactgaaaatatttatattcattGTATCATACTTTTACTAATCAGATCATTAAGTCTGagtttttcctgtttctgtctGTAGCTTAATTATTGTTCCTCAGTATTGCTGGCCATggttaaaatgcatttttcagtAAGACGATGTAAAACTGATGATGTACCTCTAGTTAAGACTGAGTAAAGATGCAATCATttcataatgatttttttttttaaaaaaatgcttccTGGTGCAAAACATTGGATCAGATTCACTTGTGGGTCATATGTTTGACACACCTGTTTCTCAACAGTTTGAGGCAGTTTCCTTAGTATTGTGATTCTGTTTTGAattaatagaaagaaaaatctaaAGTGATTCAAATAAAATGGTTCAGACATTAATGCATTTATATGCTTTTCTGTTCCACAGCTACAGACTGGCAACAAGTCCTCCTTTGAGTCAAGAATTTAAGTCGGCTTTGGATATTCCCCCTTATTCCTCTAAAACTGCGCCATTATATCACAATCTGATTGACACTTATGGAACACATTACATCACACAAGTGTCTCTTGGAGGTGAAATTAAAGCAACCACTGCTGTCAGGACCTGCATGGCTACAATGAATGGACTAACAGATACTGATGTTAGTGACTGTTTGTCAGTTGAAGCTTCAGCTACTTTTGCAAATTCTGCCCGTATTAAAGCAGAGTATGAACActgtcagagaaagaaaaacaagttgggGTCTAATCAAAGTTTCAGCAGTTCATTTAATGAGCGGCACACAGAAGCCATTGGTGGAGATATTGATGGAGGTGATATCCTCTTTGCAGGCCAATCTGACCCCTCGGCCTATAAAAACTGGCTCATTTCTCTTAAAAGTGTCCCTGATGTGGTCCAATACAACTTAAAACCCCTACACACCATACTGCCATTAAATCATCCTGCCAGGGCAGGACTGAAGCAACAAGTGGAGCAGTACATTAAGAAAAATGCAGTGCTGAagaaatgttcagaaacctgTAAGATTGGGCACCGATCAAACGCAAGAGATCCTTGTGCTTGTGGCTGCAACAGTAACCAGAACATCAAGTCAAACTGCTGTCCTGCTGGGAAAGGTCTGGCAACCTTAAAGGTGTTCAAACTTTATGCAAAGGGTCTGTATGGTGACAAGTGGACTGAGACAGATGGTTCAGTGGAGGTGACATATGGTGATCAGAAAAAGCGCACTGATATTATAAGTAATGATGACAACCCTAGATGGAGAGAAACATTTGAGTTTGgaaccatcaccatcaacatgaaaaacaaacttaaatttGCTGTGTATGATGAGGACACTTACTGGAACAGTGATCTGTTAGGCGAGTGTTCATTTGATCTGCGAGCAGGGA
Coding sequences within:
- the LOC143419211 gene encoding perforin-1-like is translated as MTEAIDLSWLSTVRMAKLWHVLLLCWAWSPLCLPSSVSFIGTPQECEKAHFVPGYNLGGEGFDIVTMERKGAYVIDTETWKIGNGSCRMYCNRYMNGEKQKVPVAVVDWRTLPKCSLKVSSVVYDSVETLVNDSTSSVSNNWKIGLDIPVDPSVTVGVGFGGSHSRDSTFAMKKSKQDRYTFLHHSINCKFYSYRLATSPPLSQEFKSALDIPPYSSKTAPLYHNLIDTYGTHYITQVSLGGEIKATTAVRTCMATMNGLTDTDVSDCLSVEASATFANSARIKAEYEHCQRKKNKLGSNQSFSSSFNERHTEAIGGDIDGGDILFAGQSDPSAYKNWLISLKSVPDVVQYNLKPLHTILPLNHPARAGLKQQVEQYIKKNAVLKKCSETCKIGHRSNARDPCACGCNSNQNIKSNCCPAGKGLATLKVFKLYAKGLYGDKWTETDGSVEVTYGDQKKRTDIISNDDNPRWRETFEFGTITINMKNKLKFAVYDEDTYWNSDLLGECSFDLRAGKVSDSCMLNHGTFFFSYIVECAPSLSGNQCQEYIPSAMSPSLAEVFHTRNGVLLGKIGNKYEESVNV